Proteins found in one Pontibacter sp. SGAir0037 genomic segment:
- the rpsD gene encoding 30S ribosomal protein S4 — MARYTGPKSKISRKFNEEIFGPSKALKKKSYPPGMHGRGRRKKQSEYAIQLAEKQKAKYIYGVLERQFANLFDKAHRKGGITGENLLALLESRLDNTVYRLGIAPTRRAARQLVLHKHITVNGDVVNIPSYSLKIGDAVAVREKSKSLEAITTSLTVRNARQFGWLEWDAAEMVGKFVSSPQRDQIPEKIQEQLIVELYSK; from the coding sequence ATGGCAAGATATACTGGTCCAAAAAGTAAAATCTCCAGAAAATTTAACGAAGAGATTTTCGGCCCAAGCAAAGCATTAAAGAAGAAAAGCTATCCTCCTGGGATGCACGGACGTGGCCGCCGTAAAAAACAATCTGAATACGCAATTCAGCTTGCTGAGAAGCAAAAAGCAAAATACATCTACGGTGTATTAGAAAGACAGTTCGCAAACCTGTTCGATAAAGCTCACCGTAAAGGTGGTATCACTGGTGAGAACCTGTTAGCTCTTCTTGAGTCAAGATTAGATAATACTGTTTACAGATTAGGTATCGCTCCAACAAGAAGAGCTGCCCGTCAGTTAGTGTTGCACAAGCACATTACCGTGAATGGTGACGTTGTAAACATTCCTTCTTATAGTCTGAAAATTGGTGATGCTGTTGCTGTTAGAGAGAAATCTAAATCTCTTGAAGCAATCACTACTTCTTTAACTGTTCGTAATGCTCGTCAATTCGGATGGTTAGAGTGGGATGCGGCTGAGATGGTTGGTAAGTTTGTGTCTTCGCCTCAGCGTGACCAAATTCCTGAGAAGATTCAGGAGCAGCTAATCGTCGAGCTTTACTCTAAGTAA
- the rpsK gene encoding 30S ribosomal protein S11, whose amino-acid sequence MAQKRKDKAKKRVVVVEATGQVHIKASFNNIIISVTNNAGQVISWASAGKMGFKGSKKNTPYAAQMAASDCAKVAYDLGMRKAEVFVKGPGAGRESAIRTVQNSGIEVTTIKDVTPLPHNGCRPPKRRRV is encoded by the coding sequence ATGGCTCAGAAAAGAAAAGACAAAGCTAAGAAGCGTGTAGTAGTTGTGGAAGCAACAGGCCAAGTACACATCAAGGCTTCTTTCAATAATATCATTATATCAGTAACCAACAATGCAGGCCAGGTTATATCTTGGGCTTCTGCTGGTAAAATGGGTTTTAAAGGTTCTAAAAAGAACACTCCTTACGCTGCACAAATGGCAGCTTCAGATTGCGCTAAGGTTGCTTATGACCTTGGAATGCGTAAAGCTGAAGTTTTTGTAAAAGGTCCTGGTGCAGGTAGAGAGTCCGCCATCCGTACTGTGCAAAACTCTGGTATCGAAGTAACAACTATCAAAGATGTTACACCACTACCTCACAACGGATGTCGTCCTCCAAAACGCAGAAGAGTTTAA
- the rpsM gene encoding 30S ribosomal protein S13 has translation MARIAGVDIPDNKRGEIALTYIFGIGRKLSQSILTKAGVDLDKKVKDWSEDEASEIRNIIAAEHKTEGVLRSEVQLHIKRLMDIGSYRGLRHRKGLPVRGQRTKNNSRTRKGKRKTVANKKKASK, from the coding sequence ATGGCTAGAATAGCAGGAGTAGATATTCCAGATAACAAAAGAGGCGAGATAGCGCTAACCTATATTTTTGGTATCGGTCGCAAATTATCTCAATCAATTCTTACTAAGGCTGGAGTGGATCTTGACAAAAAAGTAAAAGACTGGTCTGAAGATGAAGCCAGTGAGATCAGAAATATCATTGCAGCTGAACACAAAACAGAAGGTGTTTTAAGATCTGAAGTGCAATTGCACATCAAGCGTTTAATGGATATTGGTAGCTACCGTGGTTTAAGACACCGTAAAGGTCTGCCAGTTCGTGGACAGAGAACTAAAAACAACTCACGCACCAGAAAAGGTAAGCGTAAAACAGTTGCAAATAAGAAGAAAGCTTCTAAATAA
- the rpmJ gene encoding 50S ribosomal protein L36, giving the protein MKVKASVKKRSAECKVIRRKGKLYVINKKNPRYKQRQG; this is encoded by the coding sequence ATGAAAGTTAAAGCATCAGTAAAAAAGAGAAGTGCTGAGTGTAAAGTAATTCGCCGCAAGGGGAAGCTTTATGTTATCAACAAAAAAAATCCAAGATATAAACAAAGACAAGGATAA
- the infA gene encoding translation initiation factor IF-1, whose translation MAKQSSIEQDGTIIEALSNAMFRVELENGHQVIAHISGKMRMNYIKILPGDKVKLEMSPYDLTKGRIVYRYK comes from the coding sequence ATGGCGAAGCAGTCCTCTATCGAACAAGACGGAACAATAATCGAAGCATTATCAAATGCCATGTTTCGGGTAGAGTTAGAAAATGGTCATCAGGTGATAGCACATATCTCCGGCAAAATGCGAATGAATTATATTAAAATTTTGCCTGGTGATAAAGTAAAGCTCGAAATGTCTCCTTATGACTTAACAAAAGGTAGAATTGTTTATCGATATAAATAA
- the map gene encoding type I methionyl aminopeptidase, with protein sequence MVFYKTEEEIELIRQSALILSKAHGEIARLVKEGISTAALDKRAEEFIRDNGGVPSFKNYNGFPYSLCISVNQTVVHGMPSSYILNDGDIISVDCGVYYKNFHSDCAYTHPVGNVSEEVSQLLTVTKESLYKGISKAVVGYRLGDISYEIQQHAEKHGYGVVRELVGHGIGRSLHESPEVPNYGRRGQGLKLQNGLVLAIEPMINLGTRHIVQEDDGWTINTSDNKPSAHFEHTVVIRKDAAEILTTFDYIEQAKK encoded by the coding sequence ATGGTATTTTATAAAACTGAAGAAGAAATTGAGCTAATTCGCCAGAGTGCCCTTATATTAAGTAAGGCACATGGCGAAATAGCTCGTCTTGTAAAAGAGGGTATATCAACAGCTGCTTTAGATAAAAGAGCTGAAGAGTTTATTCGTGATAATGGCGGTGTGCCTTCTTTTAAGAATTATAATGGTTTTCCCTACAGTTTGTGTATATCTGTTAACCAAACAGTGGTACATGGAATGCCTAGTAGCTACATTTTGAACGATGGAGACATTATCTCTGTTGATTGTGGTGTTTACTATAAAAATTTTCATAGTGACTGTGCTTATACACATCCTGTGGGAAATGTTTCTGAAGAAGTTTCGCAGCTTCTCACTGTTACAAAAGAATCTTTATATAAAGGAATTTCTAAAGCTGTAGTAGGTTATCGTTTAGGAGATATCAGCTACGAAATTCAGCAGCATGCTGAGAAGCATGGATACGGAGTCGTAAGGGAGTTAGTTGGCCATGGGATTGGCAGAAGCCTTCATGAGTCACCGGAGGTTCCTAACTACGGCAGGAGAGGACAAGGCTTAAAATTACAGAACGGTTTGGTACTTGCTATTGAACCGATGATCAATTTAGGCACACGCCATATTGTACAGGAGGATGATGGTTGGACTATTAATACTAGTGACAATAAACCATCAGCTCATTTTGAGCACACTGTTGTGATCAGAAAAGATGCTGCTGAAATACTTACAACTTTTGATTATATAGAACAAGCTAAAAAATAA
- the secY gene encoding preprotein translocase subunit SecY, with protein MKKFITTIKNIFAIEDLRVRILNTLGFLAIFRLGSYVVLPGVDPNQLASNTAGIFGLLDTFLGGAFSNASIFALGIMPYISASIVLQLLTIAVPYFQKMQKEGESGRKKINQITRVLTIVITLAQAVGFVATINAEAIAINTTLFTITSMIVLTSGTIFCMWLGEKITDKGIGNGISMLIMIGIISRFPSAIIFEATSKQLNGLLLFIFELVILFFVVMSVVMLTQAVRRIPVQYAKQVGGSSLYSGQRQFIPLKVNAAGVMPIIFAQSLMFLPSMIASIWADTSDIANYIGTTFADFTSWQYNLVFGLMILIFTYFYTAITVNPNQISDDLKRSGGFIPGVKPGRATSEYIDEILTRITLPGAIYLALVAIFPALAMLLGVTREFSQFFGGTSLIIMVGVVLDTLQQIESYLLMRHYDGMMKSGKLRGRTENIAMVS; from the coding sequence ATGAAGAAGTTTATAACAACAATTAAGAACATTTTTGCAATTGAGGATCTTAGAGTACGTATCTTAAATACTCTAGGCTTCTTGGCTATTTTCAGATTAGGTTCTTATGTTGTTCTTCCAGGGGTTGACCCTAACCAGTTAGCATCTAATACAGCCGGTATATTCGGCTTGTTAGATACATTCTTAGGTGGCGCATTCAGCAATGCGTCCATCTTTGCGTTAGGTATCATGCCTTACATATCTGCTTCTATCGTGCTGCAGTTACTTACAATTGCAGTACCTTATTTTCAAAAGATGCAGAAGGAGGGTGAGTCTGGTCGAAAAAAAATCAACCAAATCACCCGAGTTCTTACTATCGTTATTACATTAGCTCAGGCAGTCGGTTTTGTAGCTACTATTAATGCTGAAGCAATAGCGATTAATACTACTCTTTTCACAATCACTTCTATGATTGTTTTAACATCAGGTACCATATTCTGTATGTGGCTTGGTGAAAAGATTACTGATAAGGGTATTGGAAATGGTATTTCTATGCTGATTATGATCGGTATTATCTCACGTTTCCCTAGTGCAATCATTTTCGAGGCGACTTCAAAGCAGCTGAATGGCCTGCTGTTGTTTATTTTTGAGTTGGTTATTCTATTCTTCGTTGTAATGTCTGTTGTTATGCTGACACAGGCTGTAAGAAGGATTCCGGTTCAATATGCTAAGCAAGTAGGAGGAAGTTCTTTGTACAGTGGTCAAAGACAGTTTATTCCTCTGAAAGTTAATGCTGCTGGTGTAATGCCAATCATCTTTGCTCAGTCTTTAATGTTCTTGCCTTCTATGATAGCATCCATTTGGGCTGATACAAGTGATATAGCTAACTACATCGGTACAACATTCGCTGATTTTACTTCATGGCAGTACAACCTGGTATTTGGTTTGATGATTCTTATCTTTACCTACTTTTATACTGCTATCACTGTTAATCCTAACCAGATTTCAGATGATCTGAAGAGAAGCGGTGGTTTTATTCCTGGTGTGAAGCCTGGTAGAGCTACTTCTGAATACATTGATGAAATTTTAACCAGAATCACATTACCGGGAGCCATTTATCTAGCCTTAGTTGCTATTTTCCCTGCTCTGGCAATGTTGTTAGGAGTTACAAGAGAGTTTTCACAGTTTTTTGGAGGTACTTCTCTTATTATCATGGTGGGTGTTGTGCTGGATACACTACAGCAAATCGAAAGTTATTTATTAATGCGTCATTACGATGGTATGATGAAATCTGGAAAACTACGTGGTCGTACAGAGAATATAGCCATGGTATCTTAA
- the rplO gene encoding 50S ribosomal protein L15 — protein MYLSSLKPAEGSVKARKRIGRGTGSGKGGTSTRGHKGAKSRSGYSQKSGFEGGQMPLQRRVPKYGFKNFNRVEYTSINLDVIQSLAESTKETVFNFDFFKAHGLVSKNDKVKILGRGEVSTAVEVHAHAFSQSASSAIEKAGGKTVAL, from the coding sequence ATGTACCTAAGTTCATTAAAACCTGCAGAAGGATCTGTAAAGGCTAGAAAAAGAATAGGTCGAGGAACTGGTTCTGGTAAAGGTGGAACCTCAACCAGAGGTCACAAAGGTGCTAAGTCACGTTCTGGATACTCTCAGAAATCTGGCTTCGAAGGTGGTCAGATGCCACTTCAGAGACGTGTGCCTAAGTATGGCTTTAAAAACTTTAATAGAGTTGAATATACTAGTATCAACCTAGATGTTATTCAATCTTTAGCGGAGTCTACTAAAGAAACTGTATTCAATTTCGATTTCTTTAAAGCGCACGGACTAGTTTCAAAGAATGATAAAGTGAAAATCTTGGGAAGAGGAGAAGTTTCTACAGCAGTAGAAGTACACGCTCACGCATTCTCACAGTCTGCAAGTTCAGCTATTGAAAAAGCAGGAGGTAAAACAGTTGCTCTTTAA
- the rpmD gene encoding 50S ribosomal protein L30 has translation MAKVTIRQVKSIIDRPKNQKLTIKALGLGKINKSVTVELTPQIAGMVNKVHNLVEVNEI, from the coding sequence ATGGCTAAGGTTACTATAAGACAAGTAAAAAGCATTATAGACAGACCAAAGAACCAAAAGCTGACAATTAAAGCTCTAGGTCTTGGTAAGATAAACAAATCAGTAACTGTTGAATTAACTCCTCAGATTGCTGGTATGGTTAACAAGGTTCACAATTTAGTAGAAGTAAACGAAATATAA
- the rpsE gene encoding 30S ribosomal protein S5, giving the protein MLKNNIRSVKASEIELKERVVAINRVAKVVKGGRRFSFAAIVVVGDGNGVVGYGLGKANEVTDAIAKGIDDAKKNLVKVPLYHHTVPHAMEGKYSGGFVLVKPAAAGTGVIAGGAMRAVLESAGIKDVLCKSKGSSNPHNVVKATFDALSKMRDPLAVAQQRGVNLQKVFNG; this is encoded by the coding sequence ATGTTGAAGAATAATATACGTAGTGTAAAGGCTAGCGAAATTGAACTAAAGGAGAGAGTAGTTGCCATTAATCGCGTTGCCAAAGTAGTTAAAGGTGGTAGAAGATTTAGCTTTGCTGCTATTGTTGTTGTAGGTGATGGGAATGGTGTTGTAGGTTACGGATTAGGTAAAGCTAACGAAGTAACAGATGCTATTGCCAAAGGTATTGATGATGCAAAAAAGAATCTTGTTAAGGTTCCTTTGTATCACCATACTGTTCCTCACGCAATGGAAGGTAAGTATTCAGGTGGTTTCGTTTTAGTGAAGCCTGCTGCGGCTGGTACTGGTGTAATTGCTGGTGGTGCAATGCGTGCTGTTTTAGAAAGTGCTGGTATTAAAGATGTACTTTGCAAATCAAAAGGATCTTCTAACCCGCATAACGTGGTTAAAGCTACTTTTGATGCTCTTTCAAAAATGCGTGATCCATTGGCTGTTGCTCAGCAACGTGGAGTTAATTTACAGAAAGTATTTAACGGTTAA
- the rplR gene encoding 50S ribosomal protein L18, with protein sequence MSVNKVERRVRIKKSIRNKISGTSERPRLSVFRSNRAIYAQIIDDTTGKTLVAASSVKLDDASKVNTETSNKVGKEIAAKALELGISQVVFDRSGYLYHGKVKSLAEGAREAGLKF encoded by the coding sequence ATGTCTGTTAACAAAGTAGAAAGAAGAGTAAGAATTAAGAAAAGCATCAGAAACAAGATTTCTGGTACTTCTGAAAGACCAAGATTGTCTGTGTTTAGAAGTAATCGTGCTATCTATGCTCAGATAATTGATGACACTACAGGTAAAACACTTGTAGCTGCCTCTTCAGTAAAGCTTGATGATGCTTCTAAAGTGAACACTGAAACTTCAAACAAAGTTGGTAAGGAAATAGCTGCAAAAGCCCTTGAGTTGGGAATATCGCAGGTAGTATTTGACCGTTCAGGTTACCTTTACCATGGCAAAGTTAAATCATTGGCAGAAGGCGCTCGCGAAGCAGGCCTTAAATTCTAA
- the rplF gene encoding 50S ribosomal protein L6, producing MSRIGKLPITLPNNTEVTVSNDNVVTVKGPKGSLSTSVDKDIAVKQEDNRIIVERPTEQKRHKAMHGLYRALINNMVVGVSQGYQEKLELVGVGYKASVQNNVLELALGYSHNIFMTLPKEVVANAVTEKGKAPVITLESNDKQLLGQVAAKIRSLRKVEPYKGKGIRFVGEVVRRKAGKTASK from the coding sequence ATGTCACGTATAGGAAAATTGCCAATCACCCTGCCAAATAACACAGAAGTTACTGTTAGTAATGATAATGTTGTAACGGTTAAAGGACCGAAAGGTTCTTTAAGTACTTCTGTTGATAAAGATATTGCTGTGAAGCAAGAAGATAACAGAATCATTGTGGAGCGTCCAACAGAACAAAAGCGTCATAAAGCTATGCATGGTCTGTACAGAGCGCTTATTAATAACATGGTGGTAGGTGTTAGCCAAGGTTATCAGGAAAAGCTCGAGCTAGTTGGTGTGGGTTACAAAGCATCTGTTCAAAATAATGTATTGGAGCTAGCATTAGGATATTCACACAATATCTTCATGACATTACCGAAAGAAGTAGTTGCTAATGCAGTTACTGAAAAAGGTAAAGCACCGGTAATCACACTTGAATCGAATGATAAGCAACTATTGGGTCAGGTTGCCGCAAAAATCAGATCTCTGCGTAAAGTAGAACCTTACAAAGGTAAAGGTATACGTTTCGTAGGTGAAGTTGTAAGAAGAAAAGCTGGTAAGACAGCGTCTAAATAA
- the rpsH gene encoding 30S ribosomal protein S8 produces the protein MNTDPIADYLTRVRNAIKANHRVVEIPSSNLKKEITKVLYNKGYIQSYKFDDSTVQGTIKIALKYNPATKQPAIVKLERVSTPGLRKYAGHDNLPRVLNGLGVAILSTSKGVMTEKEAKSLNVGGEVLCYVY, from the coding sequence ATGAACACAGATCCAATAGCAGATTATTTAACTAGAGTGCGTAACGCTATCAAGGCTAACCACAGAGTAGTTGAAATACCATCTAGCAACTTAAAAAAAGAGATAACTAAAGTACTGTACAATAAGGGGTACATCCAGAGCTATAAGTTCGATGACTCTACAGTACAGGGCACAATTAAAATTGCCCTTAAGTATAACCCAGCCACAAAGCAGCCTGCTATTGTGAAGCTTGAGAGGGTTAGTACGCCAGGTCTACGTAAATATGCCGGTCATGATAATCTTCCGCGTGTATTGAATGGTTTAGGCGTGGCTATCTTGTCTACATCTAAAGGTGTAATGACAGAGAAAGAAGCAAAGTCACTTAATGTGGGTGGCGAAGTATTATGTTACGTTTATTAA
- the rpsN gene encoding 30S ribosomal protein S14 produces MAKEAIKARELKRQKLVAKYAAKRAELKAKGDYEGLDKLPKNASPVRLHNRCKLTGRPRGYMRKFGISRVTFRELASAGKIPGVTKASW; encoded by the coding sequence ATGGCGAAAGAAGCAATTAAAGCAAGAGAGCTTAAAAGACAGAAACTGGTAGCAAAATATGCTGCTAAAAGAGCTGAACTGAAAGCAAAAGGAGATTACGAAGGACTTGATAAACTTCCAAAAAACGCTTCTCCTGTTAGACTACACAACCGTTGCAAATTAACTGGCAGACCACGTGGTTACATGAGAAAGTTCGGTATATCACGTGTTACTTTCAGAGAATTAGCATCAGCTGGTAAAATTCCTGGTGTTACAAAAGCAAGCTGGTAA
- the rplE gene encoding 50S ribosomal protein L5, whose product MATTRFKEKYQSEVVPALKEKFQYKNVMQVPKLTKISINKGIGAAVADKKLVDIGVDELTTITGQKAVATIAKKSVSNFKLREGMPIGARVTLRGERMYEFLDRLLTIALPRVRDFRGVSDKGFDGRGNYTLGVKEQIIFPEISIDKIKAISGMDITFVTTAKTDEESYELLRAFGMPFTNIKK is encoded by the coding sequence ATGGCTACTACAAGATTTAAAGAAAAATATCAGTCAGAGGTAGTGCCTGCCCTGAAAGAGAAATTCCAGTATAAAAACGTAATGCAGGTTCCTAAACTGACTAAGATCTCTATCAATAAAGGTATAGGTGCTGCAGTAGCTGACAAAAAGCTTGTTGATATTGGTGTTGATGAATTAACAACTATCACAGGACAGAAAGCAGTTGCAACCATTGCTAAGAAATCTGTTTCTAACTTCAAACTTCGTGAAGGCATGCCAATTGGAGCACGCGTTACCTTGAGAGGAGAGAGAATGTATGAGTTCTTGGACCGTCTTTTAACTATCGCCCTTCCACGTGTACGTGACTTCAGAGGTGTTAGTGATAAAGGTTTCGATGGCAGAGGAAACTACACGCTTGGTGTAAAAGAGCAAATCATTTTCCCTGAAATCAGTATTGATAAAATTAAAGCCATTAGTGGTATGGATATCACTTTCGTAACGACAGCTAAAACGGACGAAGAAAGTTACGAACTGCTGAGAGCTTTTGGTATGCCTTTCACTAATATTAAGAAATAA
- the rplX gene encoding 50S ribosomal protein L24: protein MNKKKLHVKTGDTVKVIAGDERGKTGRITAVNIEKQKVVIEGLNLVTKHTKPSAKNPQGGISKIEAPIHASNVMLVDAKGETTKTGRRKNSEGKSERYSKKTGEVI, encoded by the coding sequence ATGAATAAGAAAAAACTTCATGTTAAAACTGGCGATACTGTTAAAGTGATTGCTGGTGATGAGCGCGGCAAAACAGGCCGCATCACAGCTGTTAATATCGAGAAGCAGAAAGTAGTAATAGAAGGATTAAACCTGGTAACTAAGCATACCAAGCCTAGTGCAAAAAATCCTCAAGGTGGTATCTCAAAAATAGAGGCACCTATCCATGCTAGTAATGTAATGCTAGTAGATGCTAAAGGAGAGACTACTAAAACTGGCAGAAGAAAAAACAGCGAAGGTAAATCAGAGCGTTATTCTAAAAAAACAGGAGAAGTAATCTAA
- the rplN gene encoding 50S ribosomal protein L14, which produces MIQQESRLSVADNSGAKEVLCIRVLGGTGKKYASIGDRIVVTVKSALSSGNVKKGTVSKAVIVRTKKEIRRKDGSYIRFDDNAAVLLNANNEPRGTRIFGPVARELREKQFMKIVSLAPEVL; this is translated from the coding sequence ATGATACAGCAGGAATCAAGATTATCTGTAGCTGATAATAGTGGAGCAAAAGAAGTTCTTTGCATCCGCGTATTAGGTGGTACAGGAAAGAAATATGCTTCTATCGGTGATAGAATCGTAGTAACTGTAAAATCAGCCCTTTCTTCTGGAAACGTTAAGAAAGGAACTGTTTCTAAAGCAGTTATCGTTAGAACAAAAAAAGAAATCAGAAGAAAAGACGGTTCTTATATCCGTTTCGATGATAATGCCGCAGTATTGTTAAATGCTAACAATGAACCACGTGGTACTCGTATTTTCGGACCGGTAGCACGTGAACTTCGTGAAAAGCAGTTCATGAAAATTGTTTCGTTAGCTCCTGAAGTTCTTTAA
- the rpsQ gene encoding 30S ribosomal protein S17, translated as MQERNLRKERSGKVVSNKMDKSITVLVESRMKHPIYGKFVSKSTKFMAHDEKNECNIGDTVRIQETRPLSKNKNWRLVEIIERAK; from the coding sequence ATGCAAGAGAGAAATCTTAGAAAAGAAAGAAGTGGTAAGGTTGTTAGCAACAAAATGGACAAGTCTATCACTGTGCTTGTAGAAAGCAGAATGAAGCACCCGATCTACGGTAAATTCGTTAGCAAGTCTACAAAATTCATGGCTCACGACGAGAAAAATGAGTGCAACATCGGTGATACGGTACGCATTCAGGAGACACGTCCGCTTAGCAAAAATAAAAACTGGCGTTTAGTAGAAATCATAGAAAGGGCGAAGTAA
- the rpmC gene encoding 50S ribosomal protein L29, whose product MKNSEIKALSLEELKERLNTESSNMQNLRFAHAISPLENPMKIRETKKAIARLNTEIRRREIEANS is encoded by the coding sequence ATGAAAAATTCAGAGATAAAAGCTTTGTCTTTAGAAGAACTGAAAGAAAGGCTTAACACTGAGAGCTCCAACATGCAAAACCTGCGTTTTGCGCATGCTATATCTCCGTTGGAGAATCCGATGAAAATTCGTGAGACTAAGAAGGCGATTGCTCGCCTGAACACAGAGATACGTCGTCGTGAAATTGAAGCTAACTCTTAA
- the rplP gene encoding 50S ribosomal protein L16: MLQPKRTKYRKMQKGRVKGLAHRGSTISFGSFAIKSLEASWITSRQIESARIAMTRAMKREGQVWIRIFPDKPVTKKPAEVRMGKGKGSPEYWVAVVKPGTIMFESDGVPLEVAKESLRLAAQKLPVKTKFVVRRDYVEK, translated from the coding sequence ATGTTACAGCCTAAAAGGACTAAATATAGAAAAATGCAAAAAGGCCGTGTGAAAGGTCTGGCTCATAGAGGCAGTACTATTTCATTTGGTTCCTTTGCAATCAAATCACTTGAAGCATCATGGATCACAAGCCGTCAGATTGAGTCTGCACGTATTGCCATGACAAGAGCCATGAAACGTGAGGGTCAGGTGTGGATCCGCATATTCCCTGACAAGCCTGTTACGAAAAAGCCTGCTGAGGTTCGTATGGGTAAAGGTAAGGGTTCTCCTGAGTATTGGGTAGCCGTTGTAAAACCTGGTACAATCATGTTTGAGTCTGATGGTGTTCCTTTGGAAGTTGCAAAAGAGTCGTTGCGTTTAGCTGCTCAGAAGCTTCCTGTTAAAACAAAATTTGTAGTACGTAGAGATTACGTTGAGAAATAG
- the rpsC gene encoding 30S ribosomal protein S3: MGQKVNPIGFRLGVIKGWDSNWYGGKDFADKLIEDEKIRKYILARIPKGGISKIIIERTLKRITITVNTARPGVVIGKGGQEVDKIKEELKKLTNKDVQINIFEIKRPELDAKLVGESIAQQLQARISFRRAMKQAIASALRVGAEGIKVQVSGRLGGAEMARTEHYKEGRTPLHTLRADIDYALSEAQTVYGKLGIKVWIFRGEVYGKKDLTPNAGLESKGPGASGGGNERRGGNDRRGGNRNKKSDGVGGQKRNNKPRQ; this comes from the coding sequence ATGGGACAGAAAGTAAATCCAATCGGTTTTCGACTAGGAGTTATCAAAGGATGGGATTCTAACTGGTATGGCGGTAAAGATTTCGCTGATAAACTGATCGAAGACGAGAAAATCAGAAAATATATACTTGCGCGTATTCCTAAAGGCGGTATTTCTAAAATCATTATCGAAAGAACCCTTAAGCGCATCACTATTACTGTTAATACTGCCAGACCAGGTGTTGTTATCGGTAAAGGTGGCCAGGAAGTAGATAAAATTAAGGAAGAGCTTAAAAAACTTACAAACAAGGATGTTCAAATTAACATCTTTGAAATTAAGCGTCCTGAACTAGATGCTAAATTAGTTGGAGAGTCTATTGCTCAACAATTACAGGCTCGTATCTCCTTCCGTCGCGCTATGAAGCAAGCTATTGCTTCTGCTTTACGTGTTGGTGCCGAAGGTATTAAAGTGCAGGTGTCAGGTCGTCTTGGTGGTGCTGAGATGGCAAGAACAGAGCATTATAAAGAAGGAAGAACTCCTCTTCATACACTTCGTGCCGACATCGACTATGCATTATCTGAAGCTCAGACAGTGTATGGTAAACTTGGAATTAAAGTATGGATCTTCAGAGGTGAAGTTTATGGTAAAAAAGATCTTACTCCAAATGCCGGTTTAGAAAGCAAAGGACCTGGTGCATCAGGTGGTGGTAATGAAAGACGTGGTGGCAATGACAGACGCGGTGGCAACCGAAACAAAAAATCGGATGGTGTCGGTGGTCAGAAGCGCAACAATAAGCCACGTCAATAA
- the rplV gene encoding 50S ribosomal protein L22: protein MEAVAKLRNVPTSPRKMRLVAGLVRGKSVSRALGLLKFEPNSGAAKIEKLLLSALANWQQKNEDERVEDANLYIKEIFVDEGKMLKRLRPAPQGRGHRIRKRSNHVTVVIDSMTEEQLEQKSKKSNKANK, encoded by the coding sequence ATGGAAGCAGTAGCAAAATTAAGAAATGTGCCTACTTCTCCTCGTAAGATGAGATTAGTGGCAGGCTTAGTACGCGGTAAAAGCGTTTCTAGAGCTTTAGGGTTACTTAAGTTCGAGCCTAACTCTGGCGCTGCTAAAATTGAAAAGCTATTATTATCAGCTTTAGCAAACTGGCAGCAGAAGAACGAAGACGAAAGAGTAGAAGATGCAAACCTTTATATCAAAGAAATCTTTGTTGATGAAGGTAAAATGTTGAAGCGTCTTCGTCCGGCTCCTCAAGGCCGTGGTCATCGTATCAGAAAGAGATCAAACCATGTGACAGTTGTTATCGACAGCATGACTGAAGAGCAACTAGAGCAGAAATCAAAGAAATCTAACAAAGCCAACAAGTAA